A part of Methanocalculus alkaliphilus genomic DNA contains:
- a CDS encoding HemK2/MTQ2 family protein methyltransferase: protein MSPYHPEVYSPAEDTHLLLEAARRALRPGDQVLEIGTGSGEISYGLLPIAERVVATDINPHAAGMAYSRGVPVIRTDLFSGIRGRFDLIIFNPPYLPTTAEERMDDWLEYALDGGEDGRRTIRRFLASAPDHLTIQGRILLLISSLTGIAEVTTLFTEAGMIAFTVAEEVCEGEKLIVLLGMRDLCRV, encoded by the coding sequence ATGTCCCCCTATCACCCCGAGGTCTACTCCCCTGCAGAGGATACCCATCTCCTCCTTGAGGCGGCACGCCGGGCTCTCCGTCCGGGAGATCAGGTGCTTGAGATAGGGACGGGAAGCGGCGAAATCTCGTATGGTCTGCTTCCCATAGCCGAAAGGGTTGTGGCGACAGATATCAATCCTCATGCCGCCGGGATGGCGTATTCCCGTGGTGTTCCGGTCATCAGGACCGATCTCTTCTCCGGTATCAGGGGCCGGTTTGATCTCATCATCTTCAATCCTCCGTATCTCCCGACGACTGCGGAGGAGCGGATGGATGACTGGCTGGAATATGCACTTGATGGCGGAGAGGATGGAAGAAGGACAATTCGACGCTTCCTTGCGTCTGCTCCTGATCACCTGACCATACAGGGCAGGATTCTTCTCCTTATCTCTTCCCTGACCGGTATTGCAGAGGTGACCACCCTCTTTACCGAAGCGGGAATGATCGCTTTTACCGTTGCAGAAGAAGTATGTGAAGGCGAGAAGCTCATCGTCCTGCTTGGTATGCGGGATCTCTGCCGGGTATGA
- the rsmA gene encoding 16S rRNA (adenine(1518)-N(6)/adenine(1519)-N(6))-dimethyltransferase RsmA gives MRARLDQHFLTDPLAVGRIAGAVPVSGRRVLEIGPGGGILTRALLDRGATVIAVEIDGSLVSDLQVRFADEIAAGRLILLHGDATRCDLPAFDIVVANLPYSASSPITFRLLSIGFEVAVLMYQWEFARRMLTPAGMPDTSRLSVMVQTYAKVKPLLELPPEAFSPPPEVWSMVVRLTPTDPPVPIHDHMAYADLVRVLFSHRRKTIRNCLKSARGIFGSDLIDDLIESLDDATLAMRPENLSLEAFAEMSNALADRE, from the coding sequence ATGAGAGCCCGGCTGGATCAGCATTTTCTTACAGATCCCCTGGCAGTCGGGCGGATCGCAGGTGCGGTTCCGGTGAGTGGCCGCCGGGTCCTTGAGATCGGTCCGGGCGGGGGTATTCTGACCCGTGCCCTCCTTGATCGGGGGGCGACCGTCATCGCAGTTGAGATTGATGGCTCTCTCGTCTCCGATCTTCAGGTTCGTTTCGCAGATGAGATTGCTGCCGGCCGCCTCATCCTTCTTCATGGTGATGCGACCCGGTGCGATCTCCCTGCATTTGATATCGTCGTTGCCAATCTTCCGTATTCGGCCTCTTCTCCGATCACATTCCGCCTTCTCTCGATTGGGTTTGAGGTCGCTGTCCTGATGTACCAGTGGGAGTTTGCCCGGCGTATGCTCACCCCGGCGGGTATGCCCGATACAAGCCGCCTCTCGGTGATGGTGCAGACCTATGCGAAGGTCAAACCCCTCCTTGAACTCCCTCCCGAGGCCTTCTCCCCGCCGCCAGAGGTCTGGTCGATGGTCGTCCGGCTTACCCCGACGGATCCCCCGGTCCCTATCCATGATCATATGGCGTATGCGGATCTTGTCCGGGTGCTCTTTTCCCACCGGAGAAAGACCATCAGAAACTGCCTGAAATCAGCCCGGGGCATCTTTGGCTCCGACCTGATTGATGATCTCATAGAGAGCCTTGATGATGCAACCCTTGCGATGCGGCCGGAGAACCTGTCTCTGGAGGCGTTTGCAGAGATGTCAAATGCCCTTGCAGACAGAGAGTAA
- a CDS encoding DUF655 domain-containing protein, producing MREEKKENQALAIDVLQHGYADDPRPIVKREPVVIAVGVDQFKLLEIIPKTIDVDIHEMLYIGDGERPKVERVKRRLKYEELTSTARIELPFAIEKIVSQNEARFIEFFNKSVPISLKLHMLHLLPGIGKKLLSEILDARQKAPFTSFEDIRSRIKAMQHPERMIAERILEEIMDPSVKYHLFTSR from the coding sequence GTGAGGGAGGAGAAGAAAGAGAATCAAGCGTTAGCGATTGATGTACTGCAACATGGGTACGCAGACGATCCCCGTCCGATTGTCAAGCGTGAACCTGTGGTTATTGCAGTTGGTGTTGATCAGTTCAAACTCCTTGAGATCATTCCAAAGACCATCGATGTGGACATCCATGAGATGCTCTATATCGGTGATGGGGAGCGTCCGAAGGTTGAACGGGTGAAACGGCGGCTGAAATACGAGGAGCTGACATCAACAGCCCGTATTGAACTTCCCTTTGCAATTGAGAAGATCGTCTCTCAGAATGAGGCACGCTTTATTGAGTTCTTCAATAAATCCGTACCGATAAGTCTGAAGCTTCATATGCTCCACCTTCTCCCCGGTATCGGGAAGAAGCTGCTCTCTGAAATCCTTGATGCGCGCCAGAAGGCACCGTTTACAAGCTTTGAGGATATCAGGAGTCGGATTAAGGCGATGCAACACCCTGAGAGGATGATTGCTGAACGCATTCTTGAGGAGATTATGGATCCGAGCGTCAAATACCATCTCTTCACTTCACGATGA
- a CDS encoding RNA polymerase Rpb4 family protein, whose product MKVKALISEERVTLPEIREELLRIEASRLESGKEMSYELKKSIEHVNHLAKISSEASRELVSVLLGMEKMKPDIAYRIANLMPVNRDELRAVYAKERFTLTPEELDSILDLVSSKR is encoded by the coding sequence ATGAAAGTCAAGGCACTTATTAGCGAGGAGAGGGTTACCCTTCCGGAGATCCGTGAAGAACTTCTCAGGATTGAGGCTTCACGCCTGGAGTCCGGAAAAGAGATGTCCTACGAGCTGAAGAAGAGCATCGAACATGTCAATCACCTCGCAAAAATCTCGTCAGAAGCTTCAAGGGAGCTCGTCTCCGTACTGCTTGGCATGGAGAAGATGAAACCGGATATCGCATACCGGATCGCAAACCTGATGCCCGTCAACAGAGATGAGCTCCGTGCAGTGTATGCAAAGGAACGCTTCACCCTGACGCCTGAAGAACTCGACTCGATCCTTGATCTCGTTTCATCAAAGCGGTGA
- a CDS encoding 50S ribosomal protein L21e, which yields MALHNGPRKKTRYKFKKALRARGLPPVTSVIQQFDEGQKVHIVVEPSIHKGMPHRRFHGKTGTVIGQRGQAWVLEIKDGNATKTVIARPQHLKAQKY from the coding sequence ATGGCATTACATAACGGTCCACGGAAGAAGACACGATATAAGTTCAAGAAAGCACTCAGAGCACGTGGTCTCCCACCAGTTACCTCTGTCATCCAGCAGTTTGACGAGGGGCAGAAGGTTCACATTGTTGTGGAACCAAGTATCCACAAAGGGATGCCGCACCGGAGGTTCCATGGAAAGACCGGAACGGTTATCGGTCAGCGGGGTCAGGCATGGGTCCTTGAGATCAAAGACGGAAACGCAACGAAGACCGTCATTGCACGACCACAACATCTAAAAGCGCAGAAATATTAA
- a CDS encoding tRNA pseudouridine(54/55) synthase Pus10 translates to MDILSLTGRILEYGPICDHCLGRLFAKRSFGISNDERGHALRLSHALAENHRFTPYEPGTCSVCMDLFTEIDVWAERVAAALSGIDHETFVIGTRVPPMMAESEEMLWSDFSLSDPEPLKSEMNREVGKAVARITGKRGETKNPEVTIILNIPEEIVEVQIAPVFFYGRYRKLERGIPQTHWDCRACRGSGCEVCGGSGRQYPDSVEELIGRPAVELFRAEGALLHGAGREDIDALMVGSGRPFIMEILSPTHRGVDLKTLESAINQSANGRVEVSIERWSARREVETLKSHKAHKTYRILVDIDGHTSLDEVRKALDTLNGAVIHQRTPRRVAHRRADLVRERMVVQIECLDVEDGRYLIEVVGEAGLYIKELISGDGGRTTPSLSEILGIPALVVTLDVTSVEGMPENGDE, encoded by the coding sequence ATGGATATCCTCTCTTTGACCGGGAGAATTCTTGAATATGGACCGATCTGCGATCACTGTCTCGGCCGGCTCTTTGCAAAGCGATCGTTTGGGATCTCAAATGATGAGCGGGGTCACGCCCTCCGGCTGAGCCACGCACTTGCAGAGAATCACCGCTTCACCCCCTACGAACCCGGAACCTGCAGCGTCTGTATGGATCTCTTCACTGAGATTGATGTGTGGGCTGAGCGTGTTGCGGCTGCTCTTTCCGGCATCGATCATGAGACCTTCGTCATCGGGACCCGTGTCCCTCCCATGATGGCAGAATCCGAGGAGATGCTCTGGAGTGATTTCTCCTTATCAGATCCCGAACCGCTGAAATCTGAGATGAACCGTGAGGTCGGAAAGGCGGTTGCCAGGATCACCGGAAAGCGTGGTGAGACGAAGAATCCCGAGGTGACCATCATCCTCAATATTCCTGAAGAGATCGTTGAGGTACAGATCGCTCCGGTCTTCTTTTATGGACGATACAGAAAACTTGAGCGTGGAATCCCCCAGACACACTGGGACTGTCGCGCATGCCGTGGATCCGGCTGTGAGGTCTGCGGGGGATCGGGGAGGCAGTATCCCGATTCGGTGGAAGAGCTCATCGGAAGACCGGCTGTGGAGTTATTCAGGGCAGAAGGGGCTCTCCTGCATGGTGCCGGCCGGGAAGATATCGATGCGCTGATGGTCGGATCCGGCCGCCCCTTCATCATGGAGATTCTCTCTCCGACCCATCGTGGTGTTGATCTGAAGACTCTTGAATCTGCCATCAATCAGTCAGCGAATGGCAGGGTCGAGGTCTCGATTGAGCGATGGAGTGCGAGGCGTGAGGTGGAAACCCTTAAATCGCACAAAGCGCATAAAACATACAGGATTCTGGTCGATATTGACGGCCACACGTCCCTTGATGAGGTCAGAAAAGCCCTGGATACCCTGAATGGGGCAGTTATCCATCAACGCACCCCCCGCCGTGTTGCACATCGGAGGGCAGATCTTGTCAGGGAACGTATGGTCGTTCAGATAGAGTGTCTGGATGTGGAGGATGGCCGGTACCTGATCGAAGTGGTTGGTGAGGCCGGTCTTTACATCAAGGAACTCATATCAGGGGATGGCGGGAGGACGACCCCCAGCCTCTCAGAGATCCTCGGTATACCAGCACTGGTCGTGACACTTGATGTCACCTCTGTTGAGGGTATGCCTGAGAATGGAGACGAATAA
- the trmY gene encoding tRNA (pseudouridine(54)-N(1))-methyltransferase TrmY, with product MRRFAIIGHRAVTDPGFSLNDMPGSAGRMDVLCRCVNTSFFLSHDLRRDVECYLILKGGEETTVRFSGERVRSLNPDERSSGALIKKALAKPCGEEFTESSPGVSVRRGGLERLLTEYPFAILDEGGTDIRSAEVIPENLILSDHQNFTEEEEILVADLPRISVGPKVLHADHTITIVLNEADRRGL from the coding sequence ATGCGACGGTTTGCAATTATTGGCCATCGTGCCGTCACGGATCCGGGTTTTTCCCTCAATGATATGCCCGGAAGTGCAGGGAGGATGGATGTCCTCTGCCGCTGTGTGAATACCTCCTTCTTCCTCTCCCATGACCTGAGACGGGATGTTGAGTGTTACCTCATACTCAAAGGTGGAGAGGAGACGACGGTCCGCTTCTCCGGAGAGAGGGTCAGATCACTCAATCCTGATGAACGGAGCAGTGGAGCCCTCATCAAAAAAGCCCTTGCAAAGCCCTGTGGGGAAGAGTTTACCGAATCATCACCGGGGGTCTCGGTACGGCGTGGCGGCCTGGAGAGGCTTCTGACAGAATACCCGTTTGCCATCCTTGATGAAGGGGGTACCGATATCCGGTCTGCAGAGGTGATTCCTGAGAACCTCATCCTCTCTGATCATCAGAACTTCACCGAAGAAGAGGAGATACTGGTTGCTGATCTTCCACGCATCTCGGTCGGGCCAAAGGTCCTGCATGCCGATCATACGATCACCATCGTCCTCAATGAGGCGGATCGGAGGGGATTGTAA